The genome window GGAGAGTTTGGCATTCATTCCAGCCATGGAGCGGCCTTTAGCTATGGATGTTCATGTATTGGCAAATAGGTTGGTGATATGGGATATTTTGAGCCGAGTAGAGTCCTTTCTTATGTTGTTTCACATTCATCCTTATTTGAGTGCATCAAGgttcgccagtatgatgatccccacttgcatgtccttaaggacatggtgcagtGAGGTAGTGTTAAGGAGGTGAATATTGGTGATGAGGGTGTATTGAGAGTTTAGAATCAGATCTGTGTTCCTAATGCGGTTGGCttgcgagagttgattcttgaagaagctaACAGTTCACaatattctattcacccaggagctatgaagatgtatcgtgatttaaagaagcattattggtggcgggggatgaagaaagacattgtttgACAGTTTTCacgatgtctaaattgtcagcaggacAAGTAAGAGCATCAAAAACCGAGTGGTTTGCTTCAAAGGTTagatataccggagtggaagtgggagcgtatcactatggattttgtggtagagTTGACATGAACCTTGGGGAgatatgatgttgtttgggttacTATGGATAAATTGACAAAGTCTGTGCATTTTATTCTAGTCATGATTTCCGAAACTTTTGAGTAGTTGGCTTGAATCTATCTTAGAGAGAATGTCTGCTTACATAAGGTGTCTGTGTCTATCATCTTCAATCGAGGCACTCAGTTTATATCACTTTTGGAGAGACAtttagcgtgagttaggcacgcaggtggaTTTGAGTACTGCTTTTCAACCTCAGacagatgggcagtccgagcggaAGTGAGAGGGTTCTTCTCAGAGTGTTGCCTATGAAAGGCGTGATGATGTTtgggaagaatggcaagttgagccctcggtacattAGTCCATTTAAGGTTTTGGAGAGAGTAGGTGAGGCGGTTTATAGGGTcgctttgccacccagcttgtcaggGGTTCATCCGTTGTTTCATAGTTCCATGCTTTGGAAGTATCATAAGGAtcagtcacatgtgttagatttcaattCGGTGCAGTTGGGTGAGAACTTGGCTTTTGAGGAGGaactagtggctattttggataggtagGTTCTAAAATTGATGTCGAATGAGattgcatcagtgaaggttcagtggagaggtcaactgatcgaggaggcgatttttgagatcGAGTATGATATGTATAGCAGATACCCTCATTTTTTTGGCATTCCATGTATGTTTCTAAACTTGTTGGAGGACGAGCGCcgatttaagagggggagaatataatgattTGGCTGGccgttttatgtatttgagcctcgTTTTCCTATGATGCTTCCTGTATCTGTGTTTGTGGTTTTGTGACTTgctctcacgacccaaaatcctaaccaaTGTaggatcatgatggcacctaaaactgcctgctaggcaagccaacactcaaCAGAAAGTACGAAAGAACTAGAATTAAATACTAACAGCAAGATAATAATTTAGGGTAAAAGCAACTCAAAAGTACACATGATAAGTCTAAAATCAATGCTAATGTTctgccacgacccaaaaccaccaaTTAggcatgatggcgcctaacgcacttgctaggcaagccgaacaTAAGAAGACAAAACATAGTAACCAAATCTAAGAAAATATACAAGTATAAAGCGCCAATACATGCTAAATCCCCCAGAACTGGTAAAtgcagagtcatgagctctaattgAAAATACAAGTCTAAAGCGCTAAATAACCATATTATCTGAAATAAAGACAAAAGTACAAAATGAAAAGAGACACCAAGACTACGATCGAGATGCAGTGCTACCTCGTCTCTCGGTGACCAACTCAGCTATATGCCTCAGCTACTAATGACTAGGTCCGACACCTGGATCAGCATAATTAAGTGtacagtgtagtatgagtacaaccaacaccATGTACTTAGCAAGTATCATAGCTAACCTCTGCAAGGtgatagaagcaagaattataaatgatattCGCTAATCACCAGTACAGTTCATAAATAAAAACAAGTAGTACAGAACACTTATATGATCAAGTCATGAACCTCTGAAAGAACCACCTTGGTGCACACCATTATTTAACATACTCTGCTTAGTCAAAATCcagaatataaagaagatatgcaattAAAACAGATAGCAGTCAAGGaagttgcaagtaaagatgaaatgcaacaaCCAAATCAAATACTAGCCAAATTTTCCTCAGAATCTCCATAACAGTACCAAACCACTGATTAGTTTTCCTCAATCTGCATATAAGCCATCAAGAAGGCACATGAgaaggtgaccctagggggatggatccatatccatacGCTACATGGTGTAGTCACGTGCAATAATCATAATTCACGCAACCCATCTATATTCGGAACACATATATGACCCTGTGGTCTCAAtgccccatcatcaccaatagtaacctccttggcatcactgtgctgcaccgtgtcccctaggacaagcaaatagggatcatTATATTGACACaccctgatgcgctcaaacaaagaagatcgtgaaaccacgcaagcaaaAACTCTACTAGACTCCGAAACATCCAACTTCACGAACTGATTGGTCAAATCCTGAACAACAAATGCTAACGGTCTCTCCctaactggaatataagcaagactccccatgctcttatccttcctactcaaggcattggccaccacattagccttccccggatgataaagaatggtgatatcatagtcctttagtatatctaaccacctccgttgcctcaagttcagatccttttgcttaaataAATGTTGGGGACTCCtgtgatccgtgaatacctcacatgacacgtcctaaagatagtgcctccaaatcttcagcgcatgaaaaATGGCTGCTAACGCCAAATCATGtacaaggtagttcttctcatggggcttcaactgatgcgaagcataagcaatcattctaccctcctgcatcaacacacacttaatatcaatccgagaagcatcataatagactgtataagaacccgatccCGAAGGTAAAACTACAACCGGAGTTGTAGTCAAGGTAGTactgagcttctgaaagctttcctCGCACTCATTataccacctgaatggagcactctTCTGCGTCAATCTGGTCAATAGGGCTGCAATAGATAAAACAAATAACCTCCACAAAACGGCGATAATACCTAGACAAcccaaggaaactccagatctcagtaGCAGAAAATGGTCTGGGcaaactctgaactacctcaatcttcttcgaacccaccttaatcccttcattGGATACTACATtacccaagaattccactgaatcaagccaaaactcatacttggagaatttagcatatagcctCTTCTCCCTTAATGTCTAAAGCATGATCCTCAAGTGATGCTCATGATCCTCGTGACTACGAgaataaaccaatatatcatcaataaacacaataacaaaGGACTCAAGATACGtctgaaacacattgttcatcaggtgcataaaggctactagggcattagtcagcccaaacaacatcaccaaaaactcatattGACCATCACAGGTCCTGAATGTCTTTTTCTAAATATCTAAAGTccagatcttcaactgatggtaccctgatctcaaatcaatctttgagaataccctagtaccctaaagctgatcaaataaattatcaatacgtGGTAGTGCGTACTAGTTCTTGGCGATTACCTTGTTCAGTTGCTTGAAGTCAATatacatcctcatagaaccatctttcttcgtAATAAATAGAAATTGTTCATCCCAAGACGACACACTGGGCTGaagaaacccttatcaagcaattcttgaagttgtttcttcaattccttcaactctactagTGTCATACGAaacggaggaatagagataggctgagtaccggcaccaggtcaataccaaaatcaatatcccggtcaggtggcatgcccggcaggtctgtaggaaacatatCTAGGAAATCCTTTACTATTaaaactgactcaatggtaggagtttcagcactaacatccctcatgaAGGACAAATATGCCACACACCCCTTCACAACCATCCGTtcagccttcaaatatgaaatcaccctactaggaacacaatctagggaacctctccactcaaccctaggcaACCCCAGtatcgccaacatcacggtcttagcatgacaatcaagagtAGTGTGATATGGTAACAACCTATCCATGCCTAAAattacgtcaaaatcaaccatactgagtaataacagaTCAACCCTAGTTTCACAACCCCTAGAGGTAACCACACACGACTGATATACaggatccaccataatagaatcccccaccagtgtagatacgtGAATAGGCATAACTAAGGAATAACGAGGCATACCCAAATAACGAGCGAAATAGGATAacgcatatgaataagtggaacaagatcaaataatactgaagcatccttgTGACATACTGAAagaatacctgtgatcacgacgttggaagcaactgcctctggccCGGCTGGAAATGCATAGCAACGAGCCTAACCACCACCAGATCGACCTTCCTCTCTAGGGAGACGTCAAACTGCTAGagccccacccctagctggttgtgcagttAATGAAGCTGCTGGTGCTGAAATCATAGGTTGTGAGCTCTGCTATGGAACCGTACTCAgaagtctagggcaatccctcttaAGATGACTCAAGTCCCCACACTCGTAAAAATGCCTCCTATAAGGCCGATGTCCCTAATAAACCGAAGAACTGCATGTGGAAACCTGAGCAGATGGAGTGTGGTAAGAACTCTGTACTGCAATGCACTAAATGATGACTGAACTGGTCAAGCATTGTATGAACTGTGGCTAACTGAAGAACCACAAGGAACATAACGAGCCACTTGAGCAGGTCTAAAAGAACGACCTCTTCTATAATGTGATTGTCCTCCAAatgaggcactactgaaaccacctagaccacgaggcctcttggcctctcacTCCTCAAGCTCAAGCCTGCGAACCTACTTCAAACGTCTAGCAATCTCTACCACCTGGTCAAATCTTGCATCTATTTTAGCCTCTCGAGACAAACTATAATGtaaaccatagttgaggccatcaatgaacctcttaatcttCTCTCtttcagtgggaaccaaccatatagtATGACGTTCCAAATCTgtaaatctcatctcataccgGATCATAGTTATATTCCCCTAACGTAGCTACTCAAACTTCCTACGCAGCTCCTCTTTGCGAGTATGTGGGATAAACTTCTCTACGAAGAGAACTGAAAACTCATGCCATGTAAATGGCGCTGCACCAGCTGGCCTGCCTGACTCATAGGTCTGCCACTATCTGTAGTCTTCCCCTATCAGCTGAAAAGTATTAAAGACAACTCCTCTGGTGTCCACAATACCGGTTGTGTGAAGAATCTGATGACACGGATCTAGAACACCGTGAGCATCATCTGACTCTTCCACGCCGAACTCAAGAGGGTCGAGCCTCTTAAACTGCTCCAACCTCTTTTTGTCCTCATCAGTCATAGGTGGACTAACCTCGGCCCGAGCAGATACAACTAGCTGAACTAGTAACACCCCTATTGTTTGATgaccctgagctagctgctctggagtacgggtggcAAGAGACAGGGCACCTCCCCCAGCCTATGAGGTAGCCGATGCAACTAGTATAGTAACCGCCTAAACTAAGGTCGTTCATACACTCAAGATTTGAGCCAAGGCCTCCTGAAGACCAAGAATAACAATAGGTACCGCTGGTGTCTGAGCTAGTCCCACTGGCTCAATGGCAACCAAAACATGCTCCTCCACTAGAGCAAATAGTTGCTCCACAtgtgctgctctagctgtagtACGAGCCCCACCTCAGCCACGGCCTCTcatggccctaactggtggtactagTGCCTGCCTGCCTGATCTGGTTGCACGTGTCCtctccatctgtgagagaatagaagagtaaaggttcaaacttcggagataacaaattcgcacgacaagaatataaGGAAATAAAGTTTCCTAAATAGttcagtagcctctcgaagataagtacagacatctccgtaccgatctacaaggctctactaaacatgctcatgacccgtaatacctatgaacctagggctctgataccaactttccACGACCCAAAAGAACAATTGGACATAATAgcgcctaacacacttgctaggcaagttgAACATAACAAGACAAAACATAATATAACAACACCAATGGATGATAAATCACCCAgaactggtaaatacagagtcatgagctctaattgGAAATACAAGTCTGAAGCGCTAAATAACCATACAGTCTGAAATAAAGACAAAAGTTCAAAATGGAAAGAGATGCCAAGACTACAATTGAGATGCAGTTCTACCTCGTCTCTCAATGACCAACTCAGTTATATGCCTCAGCTACTAATGACTGGGTCgaacatctggatctgcacaattaagtgtagagtgtagtatgagtacaaccaacctcatGTACTCAGAAAATATCAcaactaacctcggtgaggtaatagaagcaagaattttAAATGATATTCACTAATCACATGTACAGTTCATAAATAAAAACAACAAGTACataacaataatatgatcaagtcatgaaCCTCTGAAAGAACCACCTTGGTGCACACAATTACTTAACATACTCTGCTCAGTCAAAATccaacatataaagaagatatgcaattAAAGCAGATAGTAGTCAAGGAAGTTGCAAGTAAAGTTGAAATGCAACAACCAAATCAAACATTGGCCAAAGTTTCCTCAGAATCTCCATAACAggaccaaaccactgatcagttttcctTAATCCACGTATACACCATCAAGAAGAcatatgagagggtgaccctaggggaatGGATCTATATCCACACGCTACATGGTGTAGTCACGTGCAATAATCAAAATTCGCCTGGCgtagtcacatgctcaatatcataatccgcctggcgtggTTACAGGCTCGATATCTTAATCcatctggcatggtcacaggctcaatatcatggATCTGCTAACatgcacaatatcataatccgctcgACGTGGTCACAGGATACCAGTCCAATCCATACCGCACATAAAACGGTTATGCAATAATACATTTACATGATCAAAGAACATCAAATTGTatactcctagactggtataagtGAAATTCTAAGGTGTATACATGTGCAAGTGTGATATCATAACTCAAATCAGAAAAATACATCACAAAATAGCAACTATCAGGATTAATCAGGGATTTAACCTCCATGAACCTCAAACATAcctcaaatagctcacaacatgGATACAAATAAGAGAAACATTCCagcatgaagcttagcaatcaattcaaggcatatcatgcCCTAAGCACTACCTTGAGCATGGAATTTACACCAGTGCACACACATGGGCTTAGCCCCACAtatgtgcgccacccatagcacgtagctatcacaaataactcagctAACTAGTGCCTCAGCTAAGTTTTGGTAAGATACtaacctcaagcaagccaaatcactccTCTAATAAGCCCTTTCAGCATGAATCAATCTCCGGACGGcacgaatctagccaaaataacttaatatcatcaataaaagccataggaaatgattccaaatgataaatctaagatctttaatcaaaatcacaGAGTAAACCCAAAAAGGCAACCCCTGGACCGCACCCAGAAACCCGACCAGATTCACAAATATTTAACACTCATTTAACTacaagtccaatcataccaattacatcaaattccgacctcaaattgacccTCTAATCATCAGTTCTCACTCTCCAAAATCATAATAAGAAATCTCCAAAGTTTACCATATATTCACATAAACTAGATGAAATAATCCATTggtaatcaatatctatcatcaaaattgaataaacttcacttacctcttaAATTCCAGCAAACACTCTCCCAAATATTGCCCTTAGGCGAGTTCCACAACTCCCAAAATGAGGAAATAAcaaaacctttcgaatataaaactGTTAAGAAAAATCACACTTGTGGTCCACTTAGTCGTCCTGCGATGCAGCTGATACAGTCAATGGATTGCTTCAGGGATCCCCTCCAAAGGCTCGAACTTTCGCTTTTGTGGATCACTGCATCTGCGGCCTCACCTGAGTATCTGCGCCTGTGCACCTACGCCTCCCTGTCCGCATCTACGGACCCAAACTCAGCTAGGCCAACTCCGCATTTGCAGTCATCCAGACGCTTCTGCAGCCTCGCAATTGTGGccaatccatcgcaggtgtgaaaGCATC of Nicotiana tomentosiformis chromosome 7, ASM39032v3, whole genome shotgun sequence contains these proteins:
- the LOC138895669 gene encoding uncharacterized protein translates to MPGLSRVEWSGFIYYVPSRVILYLTARRMVEKGCLSYLAFVRDVSAEVLAIDSVPVVCDFPDVLPADLPGMDRLLPYHTTLDCHAKTVMLAILGLPRVEWRGSLDCVPSRVISYLKAERMVVKGCVAYLSFMRDVSAETPTIESVLIVKDFLDMFPTDLPGMPPDRDIDFGIDLVPTLREKRLYAKFSKYEFWLDSVEFLGNVVSNEGIKVGSKKIEVVQSLPRPFSATEIWSFLGLSRYYRRFVEVICFIYCSPIDQIDAEECSIQEGRMIAYASHQLKPHEKNYLVHDLALAAIFHALKIWRHYL